A single window of Intrasporangium calvum DSM 43043 DNA harbors:
- a CDS encoding AMP-binding protein: MIDLVGNRTLRDLLEERVSRHPNKPCLVFEAQDGEVREWTYVEMLSEVDRLASGLSELGVGKGDKITVHLANSPEFLMTLYAAATLGAIVVPSNVSNRPAELRHILSYSDSIAVITEPAFLSVVDEAVQSVPEIRQRIMARTKEKRDGWLLFTDIQEAGRATVVCTATSEDVVEMLFTSGTTARPKGVLLTHANLLRSGERSSKSMYLTSDERCLTALPVFHVNAQSLTVLSALTVGGTCILLEEYRASKFWDQVRAHDATQISLVAMLARTMLAQPPRETDRDHRVRRVFYALNVTDAEREQFESRFGVELVNGYGLSEAMTIVTVAPVFGPKRWPSIGLPAYDRLVRIVDVEGNDLPPGTPGELIVHGIPGRTLMKGYYKDPEGTARAIRDNWLYTGDNAYMDDKGYFYFFDRKKDVIKRAGENISASEVEFVLVDHPQIVEAAVIGVADDIRDEAVKAFVVAEPGSGLTEEAIQQYCREHLAHFKVPTIIELREALPKTSIGKIEKKLLRQESDK; the protein is encoded by the coding sequence ATGATCGATCTAGTTGGAAACCGGACGTTGCGCGATCTCCTGGAGGAACGGGTCAGCCGCCACCCGAACAAACCCTGCTTGGTGTTCGAGGCCCAGGACGGGGAGGTTCGAGAGTGGACTTACGTCGAAATGCTCAGTGAGGTCGACCGGCTTGCCTCAGGCCTGAGCGAGCTCGGTGTGGGCAAGGGCGACAAGATTACGGTCCACCTGGCGAACTCGCCGGAGTTCCTGATGACGCTGTACGCGGCCGCCACGCTGGGGGCCATCGTGGTGCCGTCCAACGTCAGCAACCGTCCTGCCGAACTGCGGCACATCTTGTCCTACTCGGACTCGATAGCGGTGATCACCGAGCCCGCCTTTCTGTCAGTCGTGGATGAGGCAGTCCAGTCGGTGCCCGAGATCCGTCAGCGGATCATGGCACGCACCAAGGAGAAACGTGACGGTTGGTTGCTCTTCACAGACATACAGGAAGCCGGAAGGGCAACGGTCGTATGCACCGCAACGTCCGAAGATGTGGTCGAAATGTTGTTCACCTCGGGCACGACCGCTCGGCCGAAGGGCGTGCTGCTCACCCATGCGAACCTCCTGAGATCGGGCGAGCGGTCGTCGAAGTCCATGTATCTGACGTCCGACGAGAGGTGCCTGACTGCTCTGCCCGTGTTCCACGTCAACGCGCAATCGCTCACAGTCCTCTCGGCGCTCACAGTCGGCGGGACCTGCATCCTGCTCGAGGAGTACCGGGCTTCAAAGTTCTGGGACCAGGTGCGTGCCCATGACGCCACACAGATCAGCCTGGTCGCCATGTTGGCGCGGACAATGCTCGCCCAGCCGCCGCGCGAGACCGATCGAGACCACCGCGTGCGAAGGGTCTTCTACGCACTGAACGTCACCGATGCCGAGCGTGAGCAGTTCGAGAGCCGGTTTGGTGTTGAGCTCGTGAACGGCTACGGCCTCTCTGAGGCCATGACGATAGTCACTGTCGCACCCGTCTTCGGTCCCAAACGATGGCCGTCGATCGGACTGCCGGCCTACGACAGGCTGGTACGGATCGTAGACGTCGAAGGCAACGACCTTCCTCCTGGAACTCCGGGCGAACTCATCGTCCACGGGATCCCTGGGCGGACGCTGATGAAGGGCTACTACAAAGACCCTGAGGGAACCGCGCGAGCCATCCGCGACAACTGGCTCTATACCGGTGACAACGCATACATGGACGACAAGGGCTACTTCTACTTCTTCGATCGGAAGAAGGACGTGATTAAACGTGCCGGAGAAAACATCTCCGCCAGCGAGGTCGAGTTCGTCTTGGTGGATCATCCGCAGATCGTCGAGGCCGCCGTCATCGGCGTCGCGGACGACATCCGGGACGAAGCCGTCAAGGCATTCGTGGTAGCTGAGCCGGGATCGGGTCTCACTGAGGAAGCAATCCAACAGTACTGCCGCGAGCATCTTGCACACTTCAAGGTCCCCACCATCATCGAGTTGCGTGAAGCGTTGCCCAAGACGTCCATCGGGAAGATCGAGAAGAAGCTGCTGCGTCAGGAGTCAGACAAATGA
- a CDS encoding zinc-binding dehydrogenase, which translates to MLAIRFHEYGSARVLRAEEVPVPEPSDDEVLIKVAACGVNRVDILSREGTTPAPVQLPHTPGTEAAGTIAAVGANAGYWRLGQRVVVNPTLSCGRCTACREGRDNVCRSGRIFGVQTTGAYAEYVTAPADQVIALPDAVAFDTAASIAVTGSTAWHMLVTRGQVALGEDVLIVAAGSGIGVLGVQIAKLAGARVIATAGSADKRDRAHQLGADVVIDHTASDWGDQVRRATGGKGADLVFEHVGEATWDQSLRALARNGRLVTCGAHSGAKVTFDLWHLFVKEQKFIGSFAGTRRDLEKVLSLAANGTLKAVVHAKFPLAEAAKAQGALEDRAVFGKVLLASN; encoded by the coding sequence ATGCTTGCTATCCGTTTTCACGAGTATGGGTCCGCACGTGTCCTGCGGGCCGAGGAGGTCCCGGTCCCGGAGCCCTCTGACGACGAGGTCCTGATCAAGGTCGCAGCGTGTGGCGTGAACCGCGTGGACATCCTCTCTAGGGAGGGCACTACTCCCGCGCCGGTGCAGCTTCCCCACACACCTGGGACAGAGGCGGCAGGCACGATCGCGGCGGTGGGCGCCAACGCAGGTTACTGGAGGCTGGGGCAGCGCGTGGTGGTGAACCCCACGCTGTCGTGTGGCCGGTGCACTGCTTGCCGGGAAGGGCGGGATAACGTCTGCCGGTCGGGCCGCATCTTTGGAGTGCAAACCACGGGAGCCTACGCGGAGTACGTGACAGCTCCCGCGGACCAGGTGATCGCACTGCCTGACGCGGTCGCGTTCGATACCGCTGCCTCCATTGCCGTGACCGGGTCGACGGCGTGGCACATGCTCGTGACCCGCGGCCAGGTCGCTCTCGGAGAGGACGTGCTGATCGTCGCGGCGGGCTCGGGCATCGGCGTCCTCGGTGTGCAGATCGCCAAGCTAGCCGGTGCGCGTGTCATCGCCACCGCCGGCTCCGCAGACAAGCGGGATCGTGCTCACCAGCTCGGTGCCGACGTGGTGATCGACCACACGGCATCGGACTGGGGAGACCAAGTTCGGCGGGCGACTGGCGGAAAAGGCGCTGACCTGGTGTTCGAGCACGTCGGTGAAGCGACTTGGGACCAGAGCCTTCGGGCCCTCGCGCGCAACGGACGGCTCGTCACCTGCGGCGCCCACAGCGGGGCGAAGGTGACCTTCGACCTGTGGCACCTATTCGTCAAGGAGCAGAAGTTCATCGGGTCATTCGCAGGGACTCGACGGGACTTGGAGAAGGTGCTCTCATTGGCTGCGAACGGCACCTTGAAGGCCGTGGTGCACGCCAAATTCCCATTGGCTGAGGCGGCGAAAGCACAAGGCGCCCTAGAGGACCGTGCAGTCTTCGGCAAAGTGCTGCTGGCTAGCAACTAG
- a CDS encoding enoyl-CoA hydratase/isomerase family protein → MTIDVEYLNSRMSCVRVAENDGIVTLTLSRPDRLNALGPDMLPEILGVLEVVRASREVKALVMTGEGRAFCAGVDLRTPFFMENVESDSVFEGMRLLDWQHELIVGIHELPQPTIAVVNGDAVGGGGFGMAMACDMRFAVNSARFWMIPGQVNVVQDFGLTWLLQRCIGTPRTMELVFSGRRVDGREAAQMGIVNETFDDVGQMHDHARTITDSIARMGSDAGRTLKMIVRHGASSPLRDQLRVEAVANGLCFNSTEFKQAKTELLNRINKR, encoded by the coding sequence TTGACGATTGATGTTGAATATCTGAACTCCCGGATGAGTTGCGTCCGGGTAGCCGAGAACGACGGAATCGTTACGCTCACGCTCAGTCGCCCCGACCGGCTGAACGCACTCGGGCCCGACATGCTGCCCGAGATCTTGGGCGTGCTCGAAGTCGTGCGCGCATCTCGCGAGGTCAAGGCTCTCGTAATGACAGGCGAGGGGCGCGCCTTCTGCGCAGGGGTGGACCTCAGGACCCCGTTCTTCATGGAGAACGTGGAGTCGGACTCCGTGTTCGAAGGGATGCGACTGCTGGACTGGCAGCACGAGCTCATCGTGGGCATCCACGAGCTTCCCCAGCCCACCATAGCTGTGGTCAACGGTGACGCCGTGGGGGGCGGTGGCTTCGGCATGGCGATGGCGTGCGACATGCGGTTCGCCGTGAACAGCGCCAGGTTCTGGATGATTCCAGGACAGGTCAACGTCGTTCAGGACTTCGGGTTGACTTGGCTACTACAGCGCTGCATCGGCACGCCGAGGACGATGGAGCTCGTCTTCTCCGGTCGTCGGGTCGACGGGCGTGAGGCCGCCCAAATGGGGATCGTTAATGAGACCTTCGATGACGTGGGGCAGATGCACGACCACGCGCGCACCATTACGGATTCGATCGCCCGCATGGGCTCGGATGCCGGACGGACGCTCAAGATGATCGTCCGGCACGGTGCGTCCAGCCCCTTGCGTGACCAACTGAGGGTCGAGGCGGTCGCGAACGGACTCTGCTTCAACTCGACAGAGTTCAAGCAGGCCAAGACCGAGCTCCTCAACCGCATCAACAAGCGTTAG
- a CDS encoding SDR family oxidoreductase, which yields MDDCLGMEGPSMTVNPYAAISLEGRTALVTGGSSGIGAATCELLASRGAQVAVNYRSGRGRAEVLVSRIKSAGGEAIAVHADVTSPEQSNAMVKAVVDKLGPIDILVNAAGAFWETQPFAAIDVELWNRSMALNFYGAVHCCTAVLDSMRSRQRGSIVNLSSIVAKSGGPGETAHYASAKGALETMTYSIAREYAASGVRANAVAPGLIDTPVHDDNRERFERIAQGYAPLGRPGTAHEVAEVVAFLASDAASYVTAQVWNVNGGRL from the coding sequence ATGGACGACTGCCTCGGAATGGAAGGGCCGAGCATGACGGTGAACCCATACGCAGCCATATCACTCGAAGGACGTACCGCTCTCGTAACCGGCGGCAGCAGTGGGATCGGTGCCGCGACGTGCGAGCTCCTCGCCAGTCGAGGGGCACAGGTGGCTGTCAACTACCGGTCCGGACGTGGTCGCGCCGAGGTCCTGGTCAGCCGGATCAAGAGCGCGGGCGGCGAAGCAATCGCGGTCCACGCCGACGTGACCTCCCCAGAGCAGTCCAATGCCATGGTCAAGGCAGTCGTGGATAAGTTGGGCCCGATCGACATCCTTGTCAACGCAGCCGGCGCGTTCTGGGAGACCCAGCCGTTTGCCGCCATCGATGTCGAACTCTGGAACAGGTCAATGGCCCTGAACTTTTATGGGGCGGTGCATTGCTGCACTGCCGTCCTGGATTCCATGCGGTCCCGGCAGCGCGGCAGTATCGTCAACCTCTCGTCGATCGTGGCGAAAAGCGGCGGGCCTGGCGAGACCGCTCACTACGCATCCGCGAAGGGAGCGCTCGAGACAATGACATACAGCATCGCTCGTGAGTACGCGGCCAGCGGTGTCCGGGCCAACGCCGTGGCGCCCGGGCTCATAGACACGCCCGTTCATGACGATAACCGTGAACGCTTCGAGCGAATCGCCCAGGGCTACGCCCCACTCGGCCGTCCGGGCACGGCACATGAGGTGGCCGAGGTAGTGGCTTTCCTGGCCTCGGACGCAGCCAGTTACGTCACCGCGCAGGTATGGAATGTTAACGGAGGAAGACTTTGA
- a CDS encoding 2-oxo acid dehydrogenase subunit E2 encodes MSGPESTGQPYDLLEQDRLQKVTARRLRAAVAEKPQVTLHARVGLDVLFESKRRLNAESADAVSVTVTAALAHIVAAALTRWGRVNGHIEGNEVRLFRAVNLGVAVDTGHGLVVPVVKDAQGLSVWETAAEIGRLAEKARQGKLHPADLVDATFTVSNLGMFGVEMFTPLVNPPQLAILGVGAAVPAVTLIDGRVAEMQVLGLSLSFDHAAMDGADAAAFLAGLVTLIEEPQDVLWTTASEWKGRA; translated from the coding sequence ATGAGTGGACCAGAGTCCACAGGCCAGCCCTACGACCTATTAGAACAGGACCGGCTGCAGAAGGTGACCGCCCGGCGCCTGCGTGCTGCTGTCGCGGAGAAGCCGCAGGTCACGCTGCACGCGAGAGTCGGTCTGGACGTCCTCTTCGAGTCCAAGCGACGGCTGAACGCCGAGTCCGCCGACGCGGTGTCGGTCACTGTGACGGCGGCTCTGGCACATATCGTCGCAGCCGCCCTGACACGCTGGGGACGCGTCAACGGCCACATCGAGGGGAACGAGGTTCGGCTCTTCCGCGCGGTGAATCTCGGAGTGGCGGTTGACACCGGGCACGGACTCGTGGTGCCGGTGGTCAAGGACGCGCAAGGCCTGTCGGTCTGGGAGACCGCTGCGGAAATCGGCCGCCTCGCCGAAAAGGCACGTCAGGGGAAGTTGCACCCTGCGGACCTCGTCGACGCCACCTTTACGGTGTCCAATCTCGGCATGTTCGGCGTTGAGATGTTCACACCGCTCGTGAACCCTCCACAGCTCGCCATCCTCGGGGTCGGCGCTGCAGTGCCCGCTGTGACGCTGATTGACGGCCGAGTGGCAGAGATGCAGGTGCTCGGCCTGAGCTTGAGCTTCGATCACGCCGCGATGGACGGTGCCGACGCCGCCGCCTTCCTCGCAGGCTTGGTGACGCTCATCGAAGAGCCCCAAGACGTCCTATGGACGACTGCCTCGGAATGGAAGGGCCGAGCATGA
- a CDS encoding lipoyl domain-containing protein translates to MIDIVIPKWGLTMEEAVLVEWYRAEGEPISEGEAIAEVETDKANSDIESPASGIVRELLVEAGASVVPGQVVARIEPQ, encoded by the coding sequence ATGATCGACATCGTGATTCCCAAGTGGGGCCTCACCATGGAGGAGGCAGTGCTGGTGGAGTGGTACAGGGCTGAAGGCGAACCAATCTCGGAGGGCGAGGCCATCGCCGAGGTCGAGACCGATAAGGCCAACAGCGACATCGAGTCACCAGCGTCGGGTATCGTCCGTGAGCTGCTGGTCGAAGCGGGCGCCTCGGTCGTTCCAGGCCAGGTGGTCGCGCGGATCGAACCACAATGA
- a CDS encoding alpha-ketoacid dehydrogenase subunit beta, producing the protein MGQIKYWQAINSALAEEMERDSSVCVIGEDVGEPGGPFGATVKLLDRFGEWRVRDTPISEAAIVGTALGAAMTGLRPVAEVMFMDFMPLAMDQLVNQAAKISYMSGGSYKAPMVVRTLSGAGRGTGPQHSQSFEGWLGNVPGLKVVWGSNPADAKGLLKAAIRDDNPVVVIESLSLWSMRGEVPEDPEVIVPIGKASVARPGSHVTVVSWGAAVHRVLAAAEQLAPQVEVEVIDLRTISPVDEETVLESVARTGRLVIVHDSPSPYGPGAEIAALAADKAFFDLKAPVQRVTPPFAPTPFPPNLEAAFFPQAEEIVRAIELVLKGVAQ; encoded by the coding sequence ATGGGACAGATCAAGTACTGGCAGGCCATCAACAGCGCTCTGGCCGAGGAGATGGAGCGCGACTCGTCCGTCTGCGTCATCGGTGAGGACGTCGGGGAGCCGGGCGGTCCTTTTGGGGCCACGGTAAAGCTGCTTGACAGGTTCGGGGAATGGCGGGTGCGGGACACGCCCATCAGCGAAGCGGCGATCGTGGGGACGGCGCTGGGGGCGGCGATGACTGGACTCCGCCCGGTGGCTGAGGTGATGTTCATGGACTTCATGCCCCTCGCAATGGACCAACTGGTCAACCAGGCGGCAAAGATCTCGTACATGTCAGGGGGCAGCTACAAAGCCCCGATGGTGGTCCGGACGCTTTCGGGCGCTGGACGGGGAACGGGCCCCCAGCACAGCCAGAGCTTCGAGGGTTGGTTGGGGAACGTGCCCGGTCTGAAGGTCGTGTGGGGTTCCAATCCGGCCGACGCAAAGGGCCTACTCAAAGCAGCGATCCGGGACGACAACCCTGTGGTCGTGATCGAGAGCCTTTCGCTCTGGTCGATGCGCGGTGAGGTGCCTGAGGACCCCGAGGTGATCGTACCCATCGGTAAGGCATCGGTTGCGCGCCCCGGTAGTCACGTCACGGTGGTCAGCTGGGGTGCTGCGGTGCATCGTGTGCTTGCAGCCGCCGAGCAACTGGCCCCGCAGGTGGAGGTGGAGGTCATCGACCTGCGCACCATCAGCCCTGTTGACGAGGAGACAGTACTCGAATCCGTGGCGAGGACCGGTCGGCTCGTTATCGTGCATGACTCGCCTTCGCCCTACGGGCCCGGTGCAGAGATCGCGGCGCTTGCAGCCGACAAGGCCTTCTTCGATCTGAAGGCCCCGGTGCAACGCGTGACGCCTCCGTTCGCGCCCACGCCATTCCCGCCCAACCTCGAGGCGGCGTTCTTCCCCCAAGCCGAAGAGATCGTGCGCGCGATCGAACTAGTCCTGAAGGGTGTCGCCCAATGA
- a CDS encoding thiamine pyrophosphate-dependent dehydrogenase E1 component subunit alpha → MSVGTTVNQPSVAARDAVSLYRTMVTIRMFEQKAAALFAGGRLPGFLHLSLGQEAVAAGVCSVLDGRDLITTTHRGHGHCIAKGGEVEGMMAELFGRAEGYCKGRSGSMHIMDTNVGILGANAIVGGGIPMAAGAAFSARAQNDGRVAVSFFGEGAVAEGVFHEVLNLSALWALPIVFVVENNGYAELTHVSKHLSAENVADFAAPYGIPAEIVDGNDVLAVQGATERAVNRARRGEGPTLLECKTYRWHGHFEGDPQKYRSVQERDEWKLRDPILQFRARVTESGVISVAELEEIDDRIKDSVERAAEWAEGLPPAPIESLVQDVYTGAES, encoded by the coding sequence GTGAGCGTTGGAACAACAGTCAACCAGCCGTCCGTCGCTGCCCGGGACGCAGTGTCGCTCTATCGGACGATGGTGACCATTCGGATGTTCGAGCAGAAGGCCGCCGCCCTCTTTGCCGGCGGTCGGCTTCCCGGCTTTCTGCATTTGTCCCTAGGACAGGAGGCCGTTGCCGCAGGCGTGTGCAGCGTTCTCGACGGCAGAGATCTCATTACTACGACCCACCGCGGGCATGGTCATTGCATCGCCAAGGGCGGCGAGGTCGAAGGGATGATGGCAGAGCTCTTCGGGCGGGCGGAGGGCTACTGTAAGGGCCGCTCGGGCTCTATGCACATAATGGACACCAACGTGGGAATCCTGGGCGCTAATGCCATTGTCGGTGGGGGCATTCCCATGGCCGCCGGGGCTGCGTTCAGCGCTCGCGCCCAGAACGACGGCCGGGTAGCGGTTAGCTTCTTCGGGGAGGGCGCCGTCGCCGAAGGGGTCTTCCACGAGGTCCTGAACCTCTCGGCCCTATGGGCCCTCCCGATCGTCTTTGTCGTGGAGAACAATGGGTACGCCGAGTTGACCCACGTCTCGAAGCATCTGAGTGCCGAGAACGTCGCGGACTTCGCGGCGCCGTACGGCATCCCGGCTGAGATCGTGGACGGTAACGATGTCTTGGCGGTCCAGGGAGCGACCGAGCGAGCGGTCAACCGAGCACGCCGCGGCGAGGGGCCGACACTTCTGGAGTGCAAGACGTACCGGTGGCATGGGCACTTCGAGGGGGACCCGCAGAAGTACCGCTCCGTCCAGGAGCGGGACGAATGGAAGCTGCGCGACCCGATCCTTCAGTTCCGCGCGCGCGTGACTGAATCGGGAGTTATCAGCGTGGCCGAGCTCGAGGAGATCGACGACCGAATCAAGGATTCGGTCGAACGCGCGGCCGAGTGGGCAGAGGGTCTACCCCCAGCGCCTATCGAGTCGCTGGTCCAGGACGTCTACACGGGTGCGGAGAGCTGA
- a CDS encoding acyl dehydratase, whose protein sequence is MLDIQTLFAGEVTVGTELPEVVWEPTHVQLFRFSAITWNAHRIHYDQAYAAEEGYPDVLVQSHLHGCFLVQTVMSWAGPRATLHRFRWQNRHLATPGDKLRCTGTVTAVEGSLVHCELREINQHGDICAPGWATVELPVKDLS, encoded by the coding sequence GTGCTCGACATACAGACGCTTTTCGCCGGCGAGGTTACCGTCGGCACCGAGCTTCCAGAGGTCGTTTGGGAGCCGACCCATGTGCAACTGTTCCGCTTCAGCGCAATCACGTGGAACGCCCACCGCATCCACTACGACCAAGCGTACGCGGCAGAAGAGGGCTATCCCGACGTCCTCGTCCAGAGCCATCTGCATGGGTGTTTCCTTGTCCAGACGGTGATGTCATGGGCTGGACCGCGAGCGACATTGCACCGGTTCCGTTGGCAGAACAGACATCTGGCCACGCCAGGCGACAAGCTTCGCTGCACCGGCACGGTCACCGCGGTCGAGGGCAGCCTCGTGCATTGCGAACTGCGCGAAATCAACCAGCATGGCGACATCTGCGCGCCTGGTTGGGCAACCGTCGAGCTTCCAGTGAAGGACCTATCGTGA
- a CDS encoding FAS1-like dehydratase domain-containing protein gives MMKTQSEAVEKSYAAARASIGKRHRTLLGTVTEKEFQRFAYAIGDQNDVYLDAEAARAAGHQQTVAPPLFLTSLMTWEPGPPENSLRPDGAGRTELGEVPLEGLRLMGAGQDLEFHADVIDGLEVWMELSVDDVQLKSGPSGSLLLLHLLRRYFDGDERLLVTCRETFIAR, from the coding sequence ATGATGAAGACCCAGTCGGAGGCGGTGGAAAAATCTTACGCTGCTGCGCGTGCGAGCATCGGCAAGCGGCACCGAACACTCCTTGGGACGGTGACCGAGAAGGAGTTCCAGCGCTTCGCCTACGCGATCGGAGACCAAAATGACGTGTACCTGGACGCCGAGGCCGCGAGGGCTGCCGGCCACCAACAGACTGTGGCGCCGCCGCTGTTCCTCACCTCGCTTATGACTTGGGAGCCCGGCCCCCCGGAGAACTCCCTCAGGCCAGACGGAGCTGGGCGGACTGAGCTTGGTGAGGTTCCGCTCGAGGGCCTTCGTCTCATGGGAGCTGGCCAAGACCTTGAGTTCCACGCCGACGTCATCGACGGCCTCGAGGTGTGGATGGAGTTGTCGGTCGACGACGTTCAGCTAAAAAGTGGCCCCTCAGGGTCGCTCCTCCTGCTGCATCTGCTGCGCAGGTATTTCGACGGGGACGAGCGGCTGCTGGTGACCTGCCGCGAGACCTTCATCGCACGCTGA
- a CDS encoding acyl-CoA dehydrogenase family protein, translating to MDFEIPQELKDFLVGVRHFRERELMPLEHEFLINGDWDLKTRLELEAKGRQAGFWALDVPEEDGGQGMDEFAMCLVAEELYKHPAMFEFGGSPEPALYLCSEEQKKRFYYPVINGERKSAYAFTEPDAGSDFARIKTSAVRDGDEWVINGRKTFISHVDRADFLILFASTNPGAGSRGVTCFLVDKDTPGFEVSRPIPTMGDAWTPYELTFENCRVPHENVLGEVDKGFAIADHQLTHGRVRIAAYQLGMAQRSLDLAIEWAKQRTTWGKPIATRQAIQWMIADSYVELEAARLLVYKAAMTYDKEGGRNEAFAAKLYATEMAQRVTDRCLQIFGGLGYTKELPIQSFYRQIRVWRIGHGTAEVHRWMIARSLLGLKSDA from the coding sequence ATGGATTTTGAGATTCCCCAGGAACTCAAGGATTTTCTTGTCGGTGTGCGGCACTTCCGCGAACGCGAGTTGATGCCGCTCGAGCACGAGTTCCTGATCAATGGGGACTGGGACCTGAAGACGCGTCTCGAACTTGAAGCGAAGGGCCGGCAAGCCGGCTTTTGGGCGCTCGACGTCCCCGAGGAGGACGGCGGCCAGGGCATGGACGAGTTCGCAATGTGCCTCGTAGCAGAAGAGCTCTACAAGCATCCGGCCATGTTCGAGTTCGGAGGCAGCCCCGAGCCAGCGCTGTACCTTTGCAGCGAAGAGCAGAAGAAGCGCTTCTACTACCCCGTGATCAACGGGGAACGTAAATCTGCCTACGCCTTCACAGAGCCAGACGCCGGCAGCGACTTCGCACGCATCAAGACCTCTGCGGTTCGAGATGGAGACGAGTGGGTCATCAACGGACGCAAGACTTTCATCTCCCACGTTGACCGCGCAGACTTCCTCATCCTGTTCGCGAGCACCAATCCGGGGGCCGGCTCTCGGGGTGTCACCTGCTTCCTGGTCGATAAGGACACCCCCGGATTCGAGGTTTCGCGTCCCATTCCCACGATGGGTGACGCTTGGACTCCGTACGAGCTGACGTTCGAGAACTGCCGGGTCCCACACGAGAACGTGCTCGGCGAGGTCGACAAGGGCTTCGCCATCGCGGACCACCAACTGACGCACGGGCGCGTCAGGATTGCGGCTTATCAGCTCGGCATGGCACAGCGGTCGTTGGACCTCGCGATCGAGTGGGCTAAGCAACGGACGACGTGGGGCAAGCCCATTGCGACAAGGCAGGCGATCCAATGGATGATCGCCGACTCCTATGTCGAACTCGAGGCAGCTCGCCTGCTGGTCTACAAGGCAGCGATGACTTACGACAAGGAGGGGGGCCGCAACGAGGCGTTCGCCGCCAAGCTCTACGCGACCGAGATGGCCCAGCGGGTGACGGACCGCTGCCTGCAGATCTTCGGTGGACTGGGATACACCAAGGAGTTGCCAATCCAGAGCTTCTATCGACAGATCAGAGTCTGGCGCATCGGACACGGCACCGCGGAAGTCCACCGGTGGATGATCGCCCGCAGCCTGCTGGGCCTGAAGTCCGACGCGTGA
- a CDS encoding TetR/AcrR family transcriptional regulator translates to MASRKSITRRDEIVKTAAIIFEARGYYNASMDDIAEAMGIRKPTLYHYVESKGQIVAWIHDRLCDGFIDRINQRIEQGMQPTECLVMVMTDIFETLDSSPGHLRVYFEHHREIPEKCQATSRAKRDEYFATVRDLIIAGEEAGEFKVENAEMATFALFGMCNWAYQWYRPKGQLSPQEISQMFWRIFASGIKVDAGRTGALRAG, encoded by the coding sequence GTGGCATCGAGGAAGAGTATTACGCGCAGGGACGAAATCGTGAAGACAGCTGCCATCATCTTCGAGGCGCGTGGCTACTACAACGCCTCAATGGACGACATAGCAGAGGCGATGGGGATCCGGAAGCCTACCCTCTACCACTATGTGGAGAGCAAGGGACAAATCGTCGCCTGGATCCATGACCGTTTGTGCGACGGCTTTATCGACAGAATCAATCAGCGCATTGAGCAGGGCATGCAGCCAACTGAGTGTCTTGTTATGGTGATGACCGACATTTTCGAGACGCTGGACTCGTCCCCCGGGCACCTCCGCGTCTACTTTGAGCACCACCGCGAAATTCCTGAAAAGTGTCAAGCGACGTCGAGGGCAAAGCGTGACGAGTACTTCGCGACCGTACGGGACCTCATTATTGCCGGTGAGGAGGCCGGCGAGTTCAAGGTCGAGAATGCCGAGATGGCGACCTTCGCGCTGTTCGGCATGTGCAATTGGGCCTATCAGTGGTACCGACCCAAGGGCCAACTCTCGCCGCAAGAGATCAGTCAGATGTTTTGGCGAATCTTTGCCTCCGGGATCAAGGTCGACGCTGGCAGGACTGGCGCTCTCCGGGCCGGATGA